In Euzebya rosea, the following are encoded in one genomic region:
- a CDS encoding ABC transporter permease, giving the protein MIAVVALMTVAVQAMSYVFPPYIVPPVPEIMNSLVEIFSEYGSDMVDSIIRFAVAILAAMLGGWLIGLLMSLQRTIGRLGEAFFRLVLATPALSIMVFAVLWFRGIELRIFFVAFTLAVPFYVIAVYEAVKGLDRGLVDAVQQFRPTRWQMLRLVLIPYTVSHLIMTTKSIASFTLRIIVFAEVIAATSGVGSAIVEAQANFRTDRIFAWTVVLVAFSFVMLATVDQLERVLLRWRPENSIG; this is encoded by the coding sequence GTGATCGCCGTCGTGGCCCTCATGACGGTGGCGGTGCAAGCGATGAGCTACGTCTTTCCGCCCTACATCGTGCCCCCGGTGCCGGAGATTATGAACTCCCTCGTGGAGATCTTCTCCGAGTATGGGAGCGACATGGTCGATTCGATCATCAGGTTCGCTGTCGCGATCCTCGCCGCGATGCTCGGGGGTTGGTTGATCGGGCTGCTGATGAGTCTGCAAAGGACCATCGGACGGCTCGGCGAGGCCTTCTTCAGGCTGGTGCTGGCCACGCCGGCCCTGTCGATCATGGTGTTCGCGGTGCTGTGGTTCCGCGGCATCGAGCTACGGATCTTCTTCGTGGCGTTCACCCTGGCGGTCCCGTTCTATGTGATCGCGGTGTATGAGGCGGTGAAGGGGCTTGACCGTGGACTGGTCGATGCCGTCCAGCAGTTCCGGCCCACCCGCTGGCAGATGCTGCGACTGGTCCTGATCCCCTACACGGTGTCCCACCTGATCATGACCACGAAGTCGATCGCCTCATTCACCCTCCGGATAATTGTGTTCGCAGAAGTCATCGCTGCCACGTCGGGCGTTGGCAGCGCCATCGTGGAGGCCCAGGCCAACTTCCGGACTGACCGCATATTCGCCTGGACGGTGGTCCTTGTCGCCTTCAGCTTCGTCATGCTCGCCACCGTGGACCAGCTCGAACGCGTCCTCCTTCGGTGGCGGCCGGAGAACTCGATCGGATGA